CCGCCTTTAGGACACCCTTACCCAGATACCTTTTGGGGTCATGGTCTCTAAGCTCCAAAGCTTCCTTCTCACCCGTAGAAGCTCCGCTTGGCACTATGGCTCTACCAACAGCACCAGACTGCAGATAAACCTCTACTTCTACAGTTGGGTTACCCCTTGAGTCTAGGACTTCTCTTGCCTTTACCTTTACTATCTGTGACACTTTAACACCCCTCGTGCTTTGATTTTTCTGTTATTATTATACACAGAGAAGCATGTCAGAAAAAGCTACCTCCTGCGTTATATATAAATAGGAGGGTTTAGGTTGAAAAAGTTAACTTACAAAGTTCAGTTTGAAACACCTGCCTTCATAGGGGGAGCTGATCTTAAAAAAGCAGATCGCGAAAAAACAGATTGTGAAAAAGCTGATCGTGGAAAAGCTGCTAAAAAAGCAGAGCTTAGACCTGCCAGCTTTATAGGAATACTGCGATGGTGGTGGAGGGTCATCTTAGCAACCTTTTATGATAGTTCTGAGAAGATACATGAAAAAGAATCTCTGATTTTTGGCTCTAGTAAAAGGGCAGGAGCTGTATATCTGCGGTTGTTGAGTCCTGAGAATTTAAAGCGTTGCTGTGGAAAAGAAATAGATCCTTACATGTTTGCCAATAGAGAATGCATAGCTGAAGGAACTAGCTTCAATGTTTGTGTATACACAAAGAAGGAGTATGAAGAAATAGTAGACAATCTATGTAAACTGGTATTTTGTTGGGGATCAGTAGGTTACAGAAGCAGAAAAGGTGTCGGAAGCCTTAAGTTGATAGAACCTAGATTGGGTTCTGAAAAAGAAGAGCTTAAGCTTCTTAAAGATGTTTATTGGCGGAATATACTGGAGAAGGTAGAGGATTTTAGGGATATGACAGAAAAGGGGTTTGATGACCTTCCTTCCCTTAAAAACCTAAAGCTGTTACGAAGAAAGTTGAACTCAAAAGATTTACGTGAGGGGCTTAAAGAATTTAGAGAAGTATACCGGAATATTAGACGTGAAGATAACAATAAGACTCCCGAATATAACACCATAATTAAAAACTTCATGCAAGGAAAAGAAATAAATGAGCAGCATGTACGTGTACCAAACATAGTCTTTGGACTTCCTATACAGTATAAAGGCAGTGTTATGTTAACATGGAAGGGTCCTCAAAATCAGACGGGTAATAATAGGAGGGCTTCTCTATTTCTCTTTAAAGTTAAAGATAACTACGTATACGCTATAGGGTTTAAAAGTAAGCTCCTATTAGATGGTGCAAAACTTTACGTAAAATACTTAAAATTAAAAGGTAGAGAGGGTAAGGAAATTGATGTTGATTTATCTAGTGTTGATCTTTTTGAACAAGCAATAAAAGCTCTAGAGAAAGGAGGGTTTGAGGAGGTTAAAATAGAATGAATAAGTACCTAACCGTATTTAGCTTTTCACCAGTACAGAGTTTTATAGAAGCCTCGAGGAAGTTAAAGGATCTATTTACGGCAAGCTACATACTTTCATACCTCACCAAAGAAACTGCAAAAGATTATCAAGATTCTCTTGTGTTTCCTATGGAGGTAAAGGATGATAGTAACAAAGCTAACTGGCCTCTTGCAAACTATCCAAACAGGTTTGTTATCCTGACTGAAGAAAAAGTTGATTGTGAAAAGTTAAAAGAGAACTTTAACAATGCTTGGAGAGGGATTTGGGAAAAAGTTCTCAAATATCTAAAAGATAAGTATGAAAACTTTCCAGAAGATCAGTTTAAGCTACACGTACAGAATTACTTTCAGACTTTTTGCCATTGTCAAGAGTTTATAGATAGAGACAAATGGAAACAGTTGTTGGATTATAAAGAAGATGATAACGAAGATTATGGAAGTAATCCATACGTCTACACGTACGATATTGCTGAAAGAATACTAGGTTCAAAGAAGAGTAGAAGGTTTTACAAACCACTCTTTGACAAATACAAACATGGCGATCACTACCCGGACGGCTGCACTCTATGCGGTGAAAGGCTCCATCTTGCTCTTGATTGGAAAGAGTTGCAAAATAAGTTACCAAAAGGATATCTTGCAGAGAGTGAAAAGCTGTGCGGAGTGTGCTTAGTTAAGAGGCTTGCATGGGATGAGGTATTTTCTGCAAAAAATCAAAGTGAAGTAAACTTTCCTTCCGTAGAAGAGGTTGCTGGTATAAAGTTTAAAAAGGCTTTTATTGATAAACTAGAGAAAGATGAAGACTTACAGAAAAGCATAGAGAATATATTTGAGCTGCTACCAAGCAAATTTAAGATAAATACAAACCCTATATTTATAAAAATTTTGGAAGAGGATAAAAACATACCTGCTATCGACAAATTTGCAAGCTTTGTAAACATAGATAGTGAAGTTTTTAGAAGGTTTGATGACGAATTTTGGCTTAAAGAGCTAGAAGAAGAATATCCAGAAGAAATAGGCAAAATCAAGGAAGCTTTTAACAAACTTAAACAACTTTTTGAAAGGGAAGATCTCAAAGGGTACAGACATAGAAATGCCTATTATGCCATACTTCTAGCAGATGGTGACGATATGGGTAGGTGGCTTGGTCCTAAAAAAGATTTTAGAGGAGAAGAGCTTACCGATGAATTCCATAAGAATTTTTCGAAAAAACTCAGTGATTTTGCAGGAAGTGTGATTAAAGATAAGAAGATGCCTTTTCTGCCCGTTTATGCTGGTGGTGACGACATACTTGCCTTTCTGCATCCCTTAGACGCCTTGGACTATGCTTATGAAAAGGTGGAAGAATTTAAAAATACACTTTGGGGAAAGGGTAGTATGAGCGCCGGTATTCTTATAACCCATGTTAAGTCTCATTTACAGATGGCTTTAAAGTATGTGAGGGATTTGGAAAAGAAGGCTAAAAACTTTAAAAGGATATCTCAAAAAGGTTCTCTATGCATAGGTATTCTTACACATTCAGGTAATTTTAGGAGTGTAGTCCTAAACTGGGAAGATTTAGACACACTGAAAAAGTTGATAGAAGCTTTTAAGTCTGAGGATCTGAGTTCTAACCTTGCGTACACTATCAGAGAAATAAAAAAACTAACAGATAAGAATGTAATAGGATCCATGTTGAAAAGATATTTCCTCAGAAAATCGGTGAATCCTGAATCTATTTTATCCTTACATGAACAAGTGTTTAAAAACTTTTTCTTAGATAAACATGAATTTTTAGCTTCTAAAGCTTTGGAAAATCTGCTTGACGCGTTGTACGTGGCTAGATTCTTGGCACGTAACGTGGAGGGCTTTGAGAATGTTCAGGGTGTATAAGATCATACCCTGTAAGGAGCTTATGTTTGGGAGCCTTAAGCATTTTGTAGCTGGAGAGTCTCATTACTACACGAGTTCCGAGAGTCTAAACATAATGAGATTTTTTAAACTGGTGGAAGATCTAAAGGAAGAAGAATTCGTTAAAATATGCGCAGTTGGCTTTTTCTCAGAGTCTGATGGAAGCTTTTT
The DNA window shown above is from Thermocrinis minervae and carries:
- the cas10 gene encoding type III-B CRISPR-associated protein Cas10/Cmr2, with the protein product MNKYLTVFSFSPVQSFIEASRKLKDLFTASYILSYLTKETAKDYQDSLVFPMEVKDDSNKANWPLANYPNRFVILTEEKVDCEKLKENFNNAWRGIWEKVLKYLKDKYENFPEDQFKLHVQNYFQTFCHCQEFIDRDKWKQLLDYKEDDNEDYGSNPYVYTYDIAERILGSKKSRRFYKPLFDKYKHGDHYPDGCTLCGERLHLALDWKELQNKLPKGYLAESEKLCGVCLVKRLAWDEVFSAKNQSEVNFPSVEEVAGIKFKKAFIDKLEKDEDLQKSIENIFELLPSKFKINTNPIFIKILEEDKNIPAIDKFASFVNIDSEVFRRFDDEFWLKELEEEYPEEIGKIKEAFNKLKQLFEREDLKGYRHRNAYYAILLADGDDMGRWLGPKKDFRGEELTDEFHKNFSKKLSDFAGSVIKDKKMPFLPVYAGGDDILAFLHPLDALDYAYEKVEEFKNTLWGKGSMSAGILITHVKSHLQMALKYVRDLEKKAKNFKRISQKGSLCIGILTHSGNFRSVVLNWEDLDTLKKLIEAFKSEDLSSNLAYTIREIKKLTDKNVIGSMLKRYFLRKSVNPESILSLHEQVFKNFFLDKHEFLASKALENLLDALYVARFLARNVEGFENVQGV
- the cmr1 gene encoding type III-B CRISPR module RAMP protein Cmr1, whose amino-acid sequence is MKKLTYKVQFETPAFIGGADLKKADREKTDCEKADRGKAAKKAELRPASFIGILRWWWRVILATFYDSSEKIHEKESLIFGSSKRAGAVYLRLLSPENLKRCCGKEIDPYMFANRECIAEGTSFNVCVYTKKEYEEIVDNLCKLVFCWGSVGYRSRKGVGSLKLIEPRLGSEKEELKLLKDVYWRNILEKVEDFRDMTEKGFDDLPSLKNLKLLRRKLNSKDLREGLKEFREVYRNIRREDNNKTPEYNTIIKNFMQGKEINEQHVRVPNIVFGLPIQYKGSVMLTWKGPQNQTGNNRRASLFLFKVKDNYVYAIGFKSKLLLDGAKLYVKYLKLKGREGKEIDVDLSSVDLFEQAIKALEKGGFEEVKIE